A single genomic interval of Lynx canadensis isolate LIC74 chromosome A2, mLynCan4.pri.v2, whole genome shotgun sequence harbors:
- the FEZF2 gene encoding fez family zinc finger protein 2: MASSASLETMVPPACPRAGASPATSKTLAFSIERIMAKTSEPRAPFEPRPGTLEADGGQGKKLLNLCSPLPCMIPLQPLGYEVPSKTLLSYSELWKSSLRAGGGGGGGGGGGGGGGGGGGGAPVCGASGLCKTNCGVCCKADLGLAPSALPAGRVIKPQVINQAVGLPASGSLYYFNYLDSAAYPPSELLGGHLFPSGLLNAQAPAALAAHPKLFLLENAKLAGLAADKFPHPAPYAHKERLPAPLEQVLKENSALTAERGGVKGHGKLPGGSADGKPKNFTCEVCGKVFNAHYNLTRHMPVHTGARPFVCKVCGKGFRQASTLCRHKIIHTQEKPHKCNQCGKAFNRSSTLNTHIRIHAGYKPFVCEFCGKGFHQKGNYKNHKLTHSGEKQYKCTICNKAFHQVYNLTFHMHTHNDKKPFTCATCGKGFCRNFDLKKHVRKLHDSVGPAAPSTKDLTRTVQS, translated from the exons ATGGCCAGTTCGGCTTCCCTGGAGACCATGGTGCCCCCGGCCTGCCCGCGCGCTGGAGCGTCGCCGGCCACTTCCAAGACGTTGGCCTTCTCCATCGAGCGCATCATGGCCAAGACGTCGGAGCCCCGTGCGCCCTTTGAGCCCCGGCCGGGGACGCTGGAGGCAGACGGCGGCCAGGGCAAGAAATTGCTCAACCTTTGCTCGCCGCTGCCCTGTATGATCCCCCTCCAGCCCCTAGGCTACGAGGTGCCGTCCAAGACGCTGCTCAGTTACTCCGAGCTCTGGAAAAGCAGCCTCCGGGCGGGCGgcggtggaggaggaggaggaggaggaggaggaggcggcggcggcggcggcgggggggccCCGGTGTGCGGCGCCAGCGGCTTGTGCAAAACCAACTGTGGCGTGTGCTGCAAGGCCGATCTGGGCCTGGCGCCGTCTGCTCTGCCGGCGGGCAGGGTCATCAAGCCGCAGGTCATCAACCAGGCGGTGGGGCTGCCGGCCAGCGGCTCGCTCTACTATTTCAACTACCTGGACTCTGCCGCGTACCCGCCGTCTGAGCTCCTCGGAGGCCACCTCTTCCCGTCCGGCCTCCTCAACGCACAGGCCCCCGCCGCCCTGGCCGCGCATCCCAAACTCTTTTTGCTGGAGAACGCCAAGTTGGCCGGCCTGGCCGCGGACAAGTTCCCCCATCCGGCCCCCTATGCCCATAAGGAGCGCTTGCCCGCGCCGCTGGAGCAAGTGCTGAAGGAGAACTCGGCCCTGACCGCCGAACGCGGCGGCGTCAAGGGCCACGGCAAGCTGCCCGGGGGCTCTGCGGACGGCAAGCCCAAAAACTTCACCTGCGAGGTGTGCGGCAAG GTGTTTAATGCTCACTATAACCTCACCCGCCACATGCCGGTCCACACCGGAGCCAGACCGTTCGTGTGCAAAGTCTGTGGCAAAGGCTTCCGCCAGGCCAGCACGCTCTGCAGACACAAAATTATCCACACCCAG GAAAAGCCGCATAAATGCAACCAGTGCGGCAAAGCCTTCAACCGCAGTTCCACGCTCAACACGCACATCCGCATCCACGCGGGCTACAAGCCCTTCGTCTGCGAGTTTTGCGGCAAAGGCTTTCACCAAAAAG GGAACTACAAGAATCACAAGCTGACCCACAGCGGCGAGAAGCAGTACAAATGCACCATCTGCAACAAGGCCTTCCACCAGGTCTACAACCTGACCTTCCACATGCACACCCACAACGACAAGAAGCCTTTCACGTGCGCCACTTGCGGCAAAGGGTTTTGCAGAAACTTTGACTTAAAGAAACACGTGCGCAAACTCCACGATAGCGTGGGGCCTGCCGCCCCCTCCACAAAGGACCTGACTCGGACAGTGCAGAGCTGA